CGCCACGCGCGGCCCCACCACTCCCAGGTGGCTCTTGAGCGATTGCGGCTGGCCCGTCAGCAGCGCGGCGTAGTTCACCGTATTGGCCAGCACCTTCTTCACATAGTCGCGCGTCTCGGCAAAGGGCACATTCTCGGCCCAGATGGCGGCGTCCAGCACCGGGCCGTTCCTCCAGTTGCGCGGGCGGCCCGGGCCGGCGTTGTAGGCGGCAGCGGCCAGCGGCATGGAGCCCTGGAAATCATCCAGCGCCAGCTTCAGGTAGGCCGTGCCGATGGTGATGTTGGTGTCGCGGTCGTTGATCTGCTCGGGCGTGAAGCCGGCCAGGCCGATCTTCTTCGCCGTCCAGCGCGCCGTGGCCGGCATGACCTGCATCAGGCCCGAGGCGCCCACGCCCGAGCGCGCATCCATGATGAAGCGGCTTTCCTGGCGGATCAGGCCATAGACGTAGGCGGCATCCAGCCCGATGGCGCGCGTGCGCTCCAGCACCGCCTGGCGGTACGGCGTCGGGAAGCGCTGCGCCATGTCGATGCTGGTGCGCGTGCGCTCGCTGGTGTTGATGCAGCGATCCCAGACCTGCTGCTGGCAGGCGAAGTCGGCGGCGGCCAGCAAGTCGCGCTCGCCCATGCCGCCCGGCGTGTGCAGATTGGTAGCGTAGTTCCACTCGCGCACGCCCTCGCTGCGCAGACCCAGCAAGATGGCGTACAGGCCGCGATTGAGCGCAGGATTGGCGCGGGCGGCGGCCTTTTCCTGGGCGGTGAGCGGCGCGGGCGGCAGCGGCGCTGCGATGGCCCCGCCCAGCTCCTCCAGCGCCAGCTGCTCATAGAAGCCCGTGATGCCGGCGATGCCCTCGTACAGTGCGCGCGCCTGGGCGCGCTCGGCCTCGCCGGGCCTGCCGGCCAGGTGGGCGCGGGCGCGCCAGTAGGTCCAGGTGGCGTCCTCGCGCGCGGCGGCGCTCATGGCATCGATGCTGCGCGCCACGGCCAGCCACTGCCCGGCGCGCAGCGCGGCGCGCGCCTTCCAGCCCAGCATCTCGTCGCTCAGGTCGGTCTCGCGCGTGGCACGGTTGAAGTACGACAGCGCATCGGGCGCCAGCGCCAGGGCCTTTTGCTTGCCGATCAGGCCCCACAGCCAGTTGCGCTCCTGCACCGGCAGGTGGACGCCCCACTTGGCGTCGAGCAGGCGCGCGGCGCCATCGGCGTCGGAGGCGGCCATGCGCGCCAGCGCCAGGGCAATGACCTCCTGGCGCACACGGCCCGGTGCCACGGCGCGGCTGGTCAGGTACTTGGCCGGGGCGTTGAGGGCAGCGTCCAGGGAGGCCACGGCCTCGGGCGCGACCAGCTCGACGGCGCGGCGCACGGCACGCGGGCGATTGGCCTCGGCGGCCAGGCGGGCCTTGCGCCAGACATCATCGGGCTTGATTTTCCTGGCGGCCAGCAACTCGCCGGCAGCGTGGCTGCAGCCATCGTCGGCGTCGCGCAGGGCGTACCAGTTGCGCAGCACTTCATCTGCCGCGCCGGTGCCTGCCGTGCCGCTCAGGTGTTCCACGGTAACGGCGTAGCAGCGCACTTCGCGGTCGTCGTTCATGCGAAACGCCGGATGCAGGGCGGCAAAGCGCTCCCAGTCGCGGCGCTGGCCCAGCAGCAGCAGCCAGTCGTTGCGCAGGCGGTCTTCCTGGTAGCTGCCGGCCCAGCGCTGCAAAAAGGCCTCGACCTCGCCGTCCTGCGCCTCATCGAGCCGGGCGCGCAGCGTCCAGTACGCCGCCCAAGGCTCCAGCGGGTGGCCCTGGGTGGCCGGCAGCAACTGCGCCAGGCGCGCCTTGTCGCCCTTGCGAAAGGCCTTTTGCATCTCCAGCACGGCCTCATCACCCGACAGGGCGCCCGGCATGGAGGCCGCGCCCTGCGCCTGTGCCACTGCGCCGCTGCCGCCGAAAACGGCTGCCACCAGCAGCGGTGTCAGAATCCCGAACCACTTTTTCATCTGAAACAAACTCCGGCCTGGCGCTCCTGCCGCAACGGAACGAGGCACCCGGGAAGGCCTGGCCCCTCCCCATTTCGTCCGATCACGGGCATGGATCAAGCAAGCAAACAAACGGGAAATTATGTGATGGACAGATCAGCCCTGCGCCGCACCCTGGTGAATGAACGCCTGCAACTGCCCGACCGGCTGGCGCGCGCCGAACGGCTGCAGCGCGTGCTGCGCATCTGGCTGGTGGACAAGCCCGACACCGTGATCGGCGCCTACTGGCCCATCAAGGGCGAGTTCGATCCGCTGCCCGCACTACACCGCTGGAAGGAAGACGGGGAGTTGCTGGACGAGCCGCTGCGCCGGCGCATCGGCCTGCCGGTGGTCAACAAGCAGCACAAGACGCTCACTTTCCACGCCTGGTACCCGGGCTGCCCGATGGAGGAGGACGCCTACGGCATCCCCAAGCCCAAGGACACCGAGGCGCTGGTGCCCACACTGCTGTTCGTGCCTTGCGTGGGCTACGGGCCGGGGGGCTACCGGCTGGGCTATGGTGGGGGCTTCTACGACCGCACGCTGGCCACGCTGCAGCCGCGCCCGGCCACCGTCGGCCTGGGCTACACCGTGGGCTACCTGGACGACTTCGAGCCGCAGCCGCACGACATGCCGCTGGACGCCATCCTGAACGACAACGGCGTGGTCTGGCCGGTCTGAACCTGAACGCCCTGAACACGCACGAGGAAAGCCCATGCTCCAGCTCCACATCGGCAACAAGAACTATTCCTCCTGGTCCATGCGGCCCTGGGTGCTGCTGCGCCAGGCGGGCATAGCGTTCGAGGAGGTGCCGGTGCGCTTCGACAGCTTCGCTGCCGACTCGCAGTTCAAGCGCCAGCTCGAAGGCGTCTCGCCCACTGGCAAGGTGCCGGTGCTGGTCGATGGCGACACCGTGGTCTGGGACACGCTGGCGATTGCCGAATACGTCGCCGAGCAATTCCCCGCCAAGCATCTGTGGCCGCAGGACGCCGCCCTCCGGGCGCACGCGCGCAGCGTGGTGGCCGAGATGCACAGCGGCTTCACGCAGCTGCGCACGCACTGCCCCATGAACATCGAGGCACGCCTGCCCGACATCGGCGCGCTGATCTGGCGCGACCAGCCTGGCGTGCGCGCTGACGTGGAGCGCCTGGGCCAGATGTGGAGCGAGTTGCTGGCGCGCCACCGTGGCCAGATGCTGTATGGCGAATTCAGCATTGCCGACGCTTTTTTTGCCCCGGTGTGTATGCGCCTGGTGACCTATGCGCTGCCGGTGCCCGCCGTCGTCGCCGCCTACGTGCAGCGCGTGCAAGGCCTGCCGGGCGTGGCCGAATGGATCGCCGGCGCGCTGGCCGAGCAGGATTTTCGCGACTTCGAGGAGCCCTACCGCCTGGCGCGCGACTGAGACTGAGGACAACCGAGGGCAACGTAGACCGACATGAAACTGCACATCCTGTCCGACCTGCACCTGAGCGTGCAGGGCCTGCAGCATCCCGAAACCGACGCCGACGTGGTCATCCTGGCCGGCGACATCGCCCGCCCGGCAGCCGCCATCGACTGGGCGCGCGGCTTTGGCAAGCCGGTGCTGTACGTTCCGGGCAACCACGAGTTCTACGGCAGCAGCCTGGCAGAGACCCGCGCCCTGCTGCAGCAGCACAGCGCCGGCAGCCAGGTGCAGGTGCTGGACAACGCCAGCACCGTGCTGCAGGGCGTGCGCTTCATCGGCAGCACGCTGTGGACGGACTTCCTGGCCACCGGCGACGGCCCGGCGCGCGAGCACGCCATGGCGCAGGCGCAGCAGTTCATGCGCGACTTCAGCCGCATCCGGATGGGCGCGCAGCCCGGCGAGGGCCTCTTCAGCCCGCTCGACAGCGCCGCGCTGTTTGCCGCCAACGCGCGCTGGCTGCAGCATGAATGCGCCCGGCCCTTTGCCGGCCCGACGGTGGTCATCACCCACCATGCGCCCACGCTGCACAGCATCCACCCACGCTTTGCCGGCTC
This portion of the Melaminivora jejuensis genome encodes:
- a CDS encoding lytic transglycosylase domain-containing protein, with translation MKKWFGILTPLLVAAVFGGSGAVAQAQGAASMPGALSGDEAVLEMQKAFRKGDKARLAQLLPATQGHPLEPWAAYWTLRARLDEAQDGEVEAFLQRWAGSYQEDRLRNDWLLLLGQRRDWERFAALHPAFRMNDDREVRCYAVTVEHLSGTAGTGAADEVLRNWYALRDADDGCSHAAGELLAARKIKPDDVWRKARLAAEANRPRAVRRAVELVAPEAVASLDAALNAPAKYLTSRAVAPGRVRQEVIALALARMAASDADGAARLLDAKWGVHLPVQERNWLWGLIGKQKALALAPDALSYFNRATRETDLSDEMLGWKARAALRAGQWLAVARSIDAMSAAAREDATWTYWRARAHLAGRPGEAERAQARALYEGIAGITGFYEQLALEELGGAIAAPLPPAPLTAQEKAAARANPALNRGLYAILLGLRSEGVREWNYATNLHTPGGMGERDLLAAADFACQQQVWDRCINTSERTRTSIDMAQRFPTPYRQAVLERTRAIGLDAAYVYGLIRQESRFIMDARSGVGASGLMQVMPATARWTAKKIGLAGFTPEQINDRDTNITIGTAYLKLALDDFQGSMPLAAAAYNAGPGRPRNWRNGPVLDAAIWAENVPFAETRDYVKKVLANTVNYAALLTGQPQSLKSHLGVVGPRVAAGEDPSRDLP
- a CDS encoding 5-formyltetrahydrofolate cyclo-ligase, which encodes MDRSALRRTLVNERLQLPDRLARAERLQRVLRIWLVDKPDTVIGAYWPIKGEFDPLPALHRWKEDGELLDEPLRRRIGLPVVNKQHKTLTFHAWYPGCPMEEDAYGIPKPKDTEALVPTLLFVPCVGYGPGGYRLGYGGGFYDRTLATLQPRPATVGLGYTVGYLDDFEPQPHDMPLDAILNDNGVVWPV
- a CDS encoding glutathione S-transferase family protein, with translation MLQLHIGNKNYSSWSMRPWVLLRQAGIAFEEVPVRFDSFAADSQFKRQLEGVSPTGKVPVLVDGDTVVWDTLAIAEYVAEQFPAKHLWPQDAALRAHARSVVAEMHSGFTQLRTHCPMNIEARLPDIGALIWRDQPGVRADVERLGQMWSELLARHRGQMLYGEFSIADAFFAPVCMRLVTYALPVPAVVAAYVQRVQGLPGVAEWIAGALAEQDFRDFEEPYRLARD
- a CDS encoding metallophosphoesterase, with product MKLHILSDLHLSVQGLQHPETDADVVILAGDIARPAAAIDWARGFGKPVLYVPGNHEFYGSSLAETRALLQQHSAGSQVQVLDNASTVLQGVRFIGSTLWTDFLATGDGPAREHAMAQAQQFMRDFSRIRMGAQPGEGLFSPLDSAALFAANARWLQHECARPFAGPTVVITHHAPTLHSIHPRFAGSPINACFVSDAAALVAGSGARLWIHGHTHDSFDYQVGNTRVLCNPRGYAKDGVVENARFDPQLVVALA